One genomic window of Candidatus Baltobacteraceae bacterium includes the following:
- the prfB gene encoding peptide chain release factor 2, which produces MSELEARSHAEGFWNEPESAQRIMKELAGLREENAKIEAAAKALQDARDVLELFGDDDEATRDVDTGIASAQQIVDDLEMAANFDGEFDAHNAILSVFAGAGGVDAADWTQMMARMYLRWAEAKGFQTQIVDESPAEEAGLKSITFFVRGRNAYGMLESERGVHRLVRLSPFDAAHRRHTSFAAVDVIPEIEADESTDVEIKSDDLRIETFKSGGAGGQYVNKTESAVRIVHLPSGIVVASQQERSQAQNREVAMNILRAKLVQRAAREHENKLAGLRGERQANEWGSQIRSYVLQPYQLVKDHRTDVETGNAQAVLDGDIDGFIWPYLLKRRAAV; this is translated from the coding sequence ATAAGCGAGCTCGAAGCGCGCTCGCACGCGGAGGGTTTTTGGAACGAGCCCGAGAGCGCTCAGCGCATCATGAAGGAGCTCGCCGGCCTCCGCGAGGAGAACGCCAAGATCGAAGCCGCCGCAAAGGCGCTGCAGGACGCGCGCGACGTTCTCGAACTCTTCGGCGACGACGACGAGGCCACGCGCGACGTCGATACGGGGATCGCGTCGGCCCAGCAAATCGTCGACGACCTCGAGATGGCCGCCAACTTCGACGGCGAGTTCGACGCGCACAACGCCATTCTCAGCGTTTTTGCCGGTGCGGGCGGCGTCGATGCGGCCGATTGGACGCAGATGATGGCGCGCATGTATTTGCGATGGGCCGAGGCCAAAGGCTTCCAGACGCAAATCGTCGACGAGTCGCCGGCCGAAGAGGCCGGATTGAAATCGATAACGTTCTTCGTGCGCGGCCGCAACGCGTACGGAATGCTCGAGAGCGAGCGCGGCGTTCACCGGCTCGTTCGCCTCTCGCCGTTCGACGCCGCGCATCGGCGGCACACGTCGTTTGCCGCCGTCGACGTCATTCCCGAGATCGAGGCGGACGAAAGCACCGACGTCGAGATTAAATCCGACGACTTGCGCATCGAGACGTTCAAGTCGGGCGGTGCGGGCGGTCAATACGTGAACAAGACCGAATCGGCGGTCCGGATCGTGCACCTTCCGAGTGGAATCGTCGTTGCGTCGCAGCAGGAGCGGTCGCAGGCGCAGAACCGCGAGGTCGCGATGAACATCTTGCGCGCGAAGCTCGTGCAGCGGGCCGCGCGGGAGCACGAGAACAAACTCGCCGGTTTACGCGGGGAGCGCCAGGCCAACGAGTGGGGCAGCCAGATTCGTTCCTACGTGCTGCAGCCGTACCAACTCGTGAAGGATCATCGCACCGACGTGGAGACCGGCAACGCACAGGCGGTGCTCGACGGGGACATCGATGGGTTCATTTGGCCATATCTGCTGAAGCGACGCGCGGCAGTCTAG
- a CDS encoding LamG-like jellyroll fold domain-containing protein gives MPANGKFHVHPFQSSADYAQVILADSPTAYYRLDDTGTTAHDSSGRALSGKIGSSIAESAPGLIATSTDAAMSFPGLASAAGVVAVPATTLLRPCCVVSFEAWVRFASVPSNQTFVLGYGNDGSSSPLYGLFLSADGKINVTLSLDGGTVNLAAPTPLLPNTTYYVAGTYDVHTARIFVNGSQVATAPAPAGRDFKSNQGAGLTIGNAPALNGPSFKGTIDEVAVYAGRALTATQIANHYAAGTESSGYVDWNTFGYNLQRTGDNPNESTLTASNVSSGLSEKWATPTDLGAAITAQPVLATNVSMNGTPVNVLYVGAENNVFYAINADSGAVLWSNSTFGAPQHTSCLDLPGGQFGITGTATFDRSSGLVYVADASDNVHALSMSTGVEQWRVNILFDPITQSVIGTPAQDHIYSALTFNPSNGLLYAETAAFCDRAPWHGRIVAISTATHQVVAAFLPSRTAPSTSATVYCGGGIWGMGGASIDPLTNDVLVATGNIATTASGCPTNTMGETYPYGDAVVELSPQLNLISYEGATINGVNVKNDSDYGATPMLYSTPNCSAELSTTKNKDGYLYTYGENSSGLTAVQQIQVAKTTDIGDFIGVPAFDPATGLVYVGNPKSTGNYAYGLNAFAQTAGGCKGLTLQWKASVGTTNATDNDNQAPTVANGVVYFTDGIGDQLWAFNDATGVLLWHSGTIIGSPCTSYGSCGVFGAPLVDNRVFVGSFNHKLYAFGP, from the coding sequence ATGCCGGCGAACGGCAAGTTCCACGTTCACCCGTTTCAGTCGTCCGCCGATTACGCCCAGGTCATTCTGGCCGATTCACCAACGGCGTACTACCGTCTTGACGATACCGGCACGACTGCGCACGATTCTTCGGGGCGGGCCCTGAGCGGGAAGATCGGCAGCTCTATTGCGGAAAGCGCTCCGGGGCTCATCGCGACGTCCACCGACGCCGCGATGTCGTTTCCGGGTCTGGCATCCGCAGCCGGCGTCGTTGCGGTACCGGCTACGACGTTATTGCGACCCTGTTGTGTGGTCTCGTTCGAGGCATGGGTACGATTTGCTTCCGTACCGTCGAACCAAACGTTCGTCCTCGGATACGGTAACGACGGGTCGTCCTCGCCGCTTTACGGGCTCTTCTTATCGGCGGACGGAAAGATCAACGTCACGCTTTCACTTGACGGCGGTACGGTGAATCTCGCCGCGCCGACTCCGCTTTTGCCGAACACGACGTACTACGTTGCCGGAACGTATGATGTGCATACGGCACGGATTTTCGTGAACGGTTCGCAGGTCGCTACCGCGCCGGCACCGGCAGGACGCGACTTCAAATCCAATCAAGGAGCCGGCTTGACGATCGGCAACGCACCGGCGCTCAACGGTCCGTCATTCAAGGGGACCATCGATGAAGTGGCCGTTTACGCCGGTAGAGCATTGACGGCCACCCAGATCGCGAATCACTACGCCGCCGGGACCGAAAGCAGCGGGTATGTCGACTGGAACACGTTTGGATACAATTTGCAGCGGACGGGTGATAATCCGAACGAAAGCACCCTTACAGCAAGCAATGTTTCGAGCGGATTGAGCGAAAAATGGGCGACGCCGACAGATCTCGGAGCTGCGATCACCGCCCAGCCGGTACTAGCCACCAACGTTTCGATGAATGGTACGCCGGTGAACGTACTCTACGTCGGCGCCGAAAACAACGTCTTCTATGCAATCAACGCCGACAGCGGCGCCGTGCTATGGAGTAACTCCACCTTTGGGGCCCCGCAACACACCAGTTGCCTCGACCTTCCCGGAGGTCAATTCGGTATTACCGGGACGGCTACGTTCGACAGGAGCTCCGGCCTCGTGTACGTCGCTGACGCCAGTGACAACGTGCACGCGCTCTCGATGTCCACGGGTGTCGAGCAGTGGCGGGTAAATATTCTCTTCGATCCGATTACGCAGTCCGTCATCGGGACCCCGGCGCAAGATCATATCTATTCGGCGCTGACATTTAACCCCAGTAACGGTTTGCTCTACGCCGAGACGGCAGCCTTTTGCGATAGAGCGCCATGGCATGGCCGCATCGTCGCAATTAGTACGGCAACACACCAGGTCGTTGCCGCCTTCCTTCCCAGCAGGACCGCGCCCAGTACATCCGCCACCGTTTATTGCGGTGGTGGGATTTGGGGAATGGGTGGCGCGTCGATCGATCCCCTGACGAACGACGTGTTGGTCGCGACCGGCAATATAGCGACGACCGCAAGCGGCTGCCCGACTAATACTATGGGCGAAACGTATCCGTACGGAGATGCCGTCGTCGAGCTGAGCCCGCAGCTGAATCTCATAAGCTATGAAGGGGCGACTATCAACGGCGTCAACGTGAAGAACGATTCCGACTACGGAGCGACGCCGATGCTCTATAGTACTCCCAATTGCTCCGCGGAGCTTTCGACCACGAAAAACAAGGACGGATATCTCTACACCTATGGGGAAAACTCAAGCGGCCTTACGGCGGTGCAACAAATTCAAGTCGCCAAGACCACGGATATCGGCGACTTCATCGGAGTGCCGGCATTCGATCCGGCTACCGGGCTCGTCTACGTGGGCAATCCGAAGTCGACCGGAAACTATGCGTACGGGCTCAATGCATTCGCGCAAACTGCGGGCGGCTGCAAGGGATTAACGCTCCAGTGGAAGGCCAGCGTCGGCACGACGAACGCGACGGATAACGACAATCAAGCTCCCACGGTTGCAAACGGAGTCGTCTACTTCACCGACGGCATAGGCGACCAGCTCTGGGCGTTCAACGATGCGACGGGGGTGCTTTTGTGGCATAGCGGGACAATCATCGGCTCGCCCTGCACTTCGTACGGGAGTTGCGGCGTCTTTGGAGCACCGCTGGTCGATAACCGCGTCTTCGTCGGTTCGTTCAACCATAAACTCTATGCGTTTGGGCCTTGA
- the secA gene encoding preprotein translocase subunit SecA, which produces MSFLKSIFDGNEREVARVRRTAVAVNALEGEISALSDEALRAKTGEFRGRLDAGESLDAMLPEVFAVVREAGKRTLGMRHFDVQIMGGQVLYEGRIAEMKTGEGKTLVSTLPIFARALEGRGVHLVTVNDYLVRRDAEWMGAIYQFLGLSVGIIQHGLDPAERRAAYACDITYVTNNEVGFDYLRDNMAWQVEDLVQRELYFALVDEVDSILIDEARTPLIISGPSQESTELYQKFAQILPRLKKEEDFTVDEKAHAVPITEAGVAKVEKMLGIQNLYDQRNIELTHQLNAALKAWNLFHRDQQYIVKDGDVIIVDEFTGRLMYGRRYSDGIHQAIEAKEGIKVRGEDQTLATITFQNLFRLYDHLAGMTGTAKTEEREFRDIYGLDVVVVPTNMPMIRKDNSDIVYKSEKAKFEAVVDEIIAEHQKNRPVLVGTRSIEKSELLAAMLRRKGVECNVLNAKYHEQEAEIIKDAGQPAQVTIATNMAGRGTDIKLGERVAQSGGLHIIGTERHESRRIDNQLRGRSGRQGDPGSSRFYVSLEDEVMRLFGGERMTAIMDRVGFTDEQPIESGLVTKSIERAQSKVENHNYEIRKHVLEYDDVMNKQRAIIYADRRAILEGKFDSRTFLLQTLEAKVDETVEQNAPENAHPSDWGLGEMINELDIIFPAKRAASVSDLENKDREEIRRFLNAKALEAYEAKENEVTPEILRVVEQRYLLLPIIDRQWVDHLYVMDHLKTGIGLRGYGQKDPRVEYEKEAFEIFESLKNNIADEAIKGVFRVQIEHGPPPAELMAQQHGAGPQFEPIPSGEILPQPAQQGRLAPQEVEQLLGPMPGTDRRPQQLHTNKDDESPAKPMQREQPKVGRNELCPCGSGKKFKKCHGAAA; this is translated from the coding sequence ATGTCATTTTTGAAGAGTATTTTCGACGGAAACGAGCGCGAGGTGGCCCGCGTCAGGCGGACTGCGGTCGCGGTCAACGCCCTTGAAGGCGAGATCTCCGCGCTATCCGACGAGGCGCTGCGCGCCAAGACCGGGGAGTTCCGCGGCCGTTTGGACGCAGGTGAATCGCTCGACGCGATGTTGCCCGAAGTCTTCGCCGTGGTCCGCGAAGCCGGAAAACGGACGCTCGGCATGCGCCATTTCGACGTCCAGATCATGGGCGGACAAGTGCTATACGAAGGCCGGATCGCCGAGATGAAAACCGGCGAAGGCAAGACGCTCGTTTCGACGCTGCCTATTTTCGCGCGAGCTCTCGAAGGACGCGGGGTCCACCTCGTGACCGTCAACGACTACTTGGTGCGTCGCGACGCGGAGTGGATGGGCGCAATCTACCAGTTTTTAGGCCTCTCCGTCGGCATTATTCAGCACGGGCTCGACCCGGCGGAGCGCCGCGCGGCCTACGCCTGCGACATCACCTACGTTACGAACAACGAAGTCGGTTTCGATTATCTGCGCGACAACATGGCGTGGCAGGTCGAGGACCTCGTTCAGCGCGAGCTGTACTTCGCGCTCGTCGACGAAGTCGATTCGATTCTGATCGACGAAGCGCGCACGCCGCTGATCATCAGCGGCCCGTCGCAAGAATCGACCGAGCTCTACCAAAAGTTCGCGCAAATCCTTCCGCGCCTCAAGAAAGAAGAAGACTTCACCGTCGACGAGAAGGCGCACGCCGTCCCGATCACGGAAGCCGGCGTCGCGAAGGTCGAGAAGATGCTGGGCATCCAGAATCTCTACGACCAGCGCAATATCGAGCTGACGCACCAGCTCAACGCGGCCCTCAAGGCGTGGAACTTGTTCCATCGCGATCAGCAGTACATCGTCAAAGACGGTGACGTGATCATCGTCGACGAGTTCACCGGACGGCTGATGTACGGCCGGCGCTACTCCGACGGCATCCATCAGGCGATCGAGGCGAAGGAAGGCATCAAGGTTCGCGGCGAGGATCAGACGCTCGCGACGATTACGTTCCAAAATCTCTTCCGTCTGTACGATCATCTCGCCGGTATGACCGGCACGGCAAAAACCGAAGAACGTGAGTTTCGCGACATCTACGGCCTCGACGTCGTAGTCGTTCCGACGAACATGCCGATGATCCGTAAGGACAACTCCGACATCGTTTACAAGAGCGAGAAGGCAAAGTTCGAAGCCGTCGTCGACGAGATCATCGCCGAGCACCAAAAAAACCGTCCGGTTCTCGTCGGCACGCGCTCGATCGAAAAGAGCGAATTGCTGGCCGCGATGCTGCGCCGCAAAGGCGTCGAATGCAACGTCCTCAACGCCAAATACCACGAGCAGGAAGCCGAGATCATTAAGGATGCGGGACAACCGGCGCAGGTAACCATCGCTACGAACATGGCGGGCCGCGGTACCGACATCAAGCTCGGTGAGCGCGTCGCGCAAAGCGGCGGACTGCACATCATCGGCACCGAGCGCCACGAGTCGAGGCGTATCGACAACCAGCTCCGCGGCCGATCGGGACGTCAAGGCGACCCCGGCTCGTCGCGCTTCTACGTTTCGCTGGAGGACGAAGTCATGCGTCTCTTCGGCGGCGAGCGCATGACGGCAATCATGGATAGGGTCGGCTTTACCGACGAGCAGCCGATCGAATCGGGACTCGTTACGAAGTCGATCGAGCGCGCGCAAAGTAAAGTCGAAAATCACAACTACGAGATCCGCAAACACGTTCTCGAGTACGACGACGTGATGAACAAGCAGCGCGCGATCATCTACGCCGATCGCCGCGCCATTCTCGAAGGCAAATTCGATTCGCGGACCTTCCTGCTGCAGACGCTCGAGGCAAAAGTCGACGAGACGGTCGAGCAGAACGCACCGGAGAACGCACACCCCAGCGACTGGGGTTTGGGCGAGATGATCAACGAACTCGATATCATCTTCCCCGCCAAGCGCGCCGCGTCGGTGAGCGATCTCGAGAACAAGGATCGCGAAGAAATTCGCCGTTTCCTCAACGCCAAAGCGCTCGAAGCCTACGAAGCCAAGGAAAACGAGGTGACGCCGGAGATTCTGCGCGTCGTGGAGCAGCGCTATCTGCTGCTGCCGATCATCGATCGGCAGTGGGTCGACCATCTCTACGTGATGGATCATCTCAAGACCGGCATCGGCCTTCGCGGGTACGGTCAGAAAGATCCGCGTGTGGAGTACGAAAAGGAAGCCTTCGAAATCTTCGAGTCCCTCAAGAACAATATCGCCGACGAAGCGATCAAGGGCGTCTTCCGCGTGCAGATCGAACACGGGCCGCCGCCCGCGGAGCTGATGGCGCAGCAACACGGAGCGGGACCGCAGTTCGAACCGATTCCGTCGGGTGAAATTCTTCCGCAACCCGCGCAACAGGGTCGTCTCGCACCGCAAGAGGTCGAGCAGCTTCTCGGCCCGATGCCGGGCACGGATCGCCGGCCCCAGCAGCTCCACACCAACAAGGACGACGAGTCGCCGGCTAAGCCCATGCAACGCGAACAACCCAAGGTCGGACGCAACGAACTATGTCCCTGTGGAAGCGGCAAGAAGTTCAAAAAATGTCACGGGGCCGCGGCGTAG
- a CDS encoding GAF domain-containing sensor histidine kinase: MLFSDATTIVGASPHDAVAFTLRDDSLELRRLFLHAVARYGDVATYLGTAQQRPLAGTSASACKSDVVLVALMVGRRSIGVVVVNVEGEPDRDALDLLTGFCRLAARLIDMDRALLSARRQSRDSRLLAMVNERLHKSLDRRDVLFGIVEGVRAAFGADRCIVYQRSHDGERAVPVAVAAQGSTASITAEPVELDADLRKVFGGLTLRTDDSVAVPFVVEGRVEDALMLSFDRPNAFDDADVTAVRSLAFHVGLALSNARLYERERARRKQAESLERVVRILRDTQYVDEVLLVFVVTVSHELPVDCAAYRLEGNVMARRALRLREQRSPVFEERIERQYLEPFFSVDEPSDAALLPRAVRGALFEGRSGVVVPLRLDGGLWGMLAVRGTPDAELEWSTEERVTFFRTLGSHLEIALANAHAYERELRRAQERETLAEAARTILSHRALGPLAAAMCRLAATLVHAGSACVLNWHGASYVRTGSYGEDVDVLIAESGFDTTHRVERSAAMGGEERRIQRFIDGPGYVVVPLPRPVAENDGDTIDTFLLVGKPGAERFGRDELRLLQELGALLVLALRNIELYEAVVRANYALQESSEFKDDLLAMLAHDFKGPLTVISGYCELLLESDRDHEDEIETVNAQTQRLIALSEDALVLAQTQAEGFSLVRTTVDLGTFVKECVEATAPNNPRLVVSVPKKRLPVELDPQRFRHVIDNLVSNALKYSEAQALVTVRAEKGRAVIAVADRGIGIPPEELPALFTRFGRASNARNRGIAGSGIGLYVAKKVVEAHRGTLDVQSKENEGSTFTVSLPIAENS, encoded by the coding sequence TTGCTCTTCAGCGACGCCACGACGATCGTGGGGGCCTCGCCGCACGACGCCGTCGCGTTTACCTTGCGCGACGACTCTCTCGAACTGCGCCGTCTCTTCCTTCACGCCGTCGCGCGCTATGGCGACGTCGCGACGTACCTCGGTACCGCGCAGCAGCGTCCGCTCGCGGGCACGAGCGCGTCGGCGTGCAAGAGTGACGTCGTCCTCGTCGCGCTGATGGTTGGACGACGCTCCATCGGCGTCGTCGTCGTCAACGTCGAAGGCGAACCCGATCGCGACGCGCTCGACCTTCTTACGGGCTTTTGCCGGCTTGCCGCTCGCCTCATCGACATGGATCGCGCGCTGCTGTCGGCGCGACGGCAATCGCGCGACAGCCGGCTGCTGGCGATGGTGAACGAACGTCTGCATAAATCGCTCGACCGGCGCGACGTTCTATTCGGCATCGTCGAGGGCGTGCGCGCGGCTTTCGGGGCGGACCGGTGCATCGTCTATCAGCGCTCGCACGACGGGGAGCGCGCAGTTCCGGTGGCGGTCGCGGCGCAAGGCAGCACGGCTTCGATAACGGCCGAGCCGGTCGAGCTCGACGCGGACCTGCGCAAAGTCTTCGGCGGTCTCACCCTTCGCACCGACGATAGCGTGGCGGTTCCGTTCGTCGTCGAGGGCCGCGTTGAGGACGCGCTGATGCTGTCGTTCGACCGGCCCAATGCATTCGACGACGCCGACGTGACGGCGGTGCGTTCGCTCGCGTTTCACGTCGGTTTGGCGCTCTCGAACGCGCGGCTGTACGAGCGCGAGCGGGCACGCCGAAAACAGGCCGAGTCGCTGGAGCGCGTGGTTCGGATCCTGCGCGACACGCAGTACGTCGACGAAGTGCTGCTCGTCTTCGTCGTCACCGTGTCGCACGAACTGCCCGTCGACTGCGCGGCTTATCGCCTTGAAGGCAACGTGATGGCGCGGCGCGCGCTGCGCCTGCGCGAGCAGCGTTCGCCCGTTTTCGAGGAGCGAATCGAGCGCCAATACCTCGAGCCGTTCTTCTCGGTCGACGAACCCAGCGATGCGGCCCTGCTTCCGCGCGCCGTGCGCGGCGCGCTGTTCGAAGGGCGCAGCGGCGTTGTGGTGCCGCTGCGGCTCGACGGTGGTTTGTGGGGGATGCTCGCGGTTCGCGGTACGCCCGATGCGGAGTTGGAATGGTCGACGGAGGAGCGCGTGACGTTCTTTCGTACGCTGGGTTCGCATTTGGAAATCGCGCTAGCCAACGCGCACGCATACGAGCGCGAGCTGCGCCGCGCACAGGAGCGCGAAACGCTGGCTGAAGCGGCACGGACGATCCTGAGCCACCGCGCGCTCGGACCGCTAGCGGCAGCGATGTGCCGGTTGGCCGCGACGCTCGTGCACGCCGGCAGCGCTTGCGTTCTCAACTGGCACGGCGCGTCGTACGTGCGGACCGGCTCGTACGGTGAGGATGTCGACGTTCTCATCGCCGAGAGCGGCTTCGACACGACGCATCGCGTCGAGCGGTCCGCAGCGATGGGCGGGGAAGAGCGGCGCATTCAACGGTTCATCGACGGACCCGGGTACGTCGTCGTTCCGCTGCCGCGGCCGGTAGCCGAGAATGACGGCGACACCATCGACACGTTTCTGCTCGTGGGCAAACCGGGCGCCGAGCGGTTCGGCCGCGACGAGCTGCGCCTGCTCCAGGAGCTCGGCGCGCTGCTCGTGCTGGCACTGCGCAACATCGAGCTGTACGAAGCCGTCGTTCGAGCGAACTACGCGCTGCAAGAGTCCAGCGAGTTCAAAGACGATCTCTTGGCCATGCTCGCACACGATTTCAAGGGACCGTTGACGGTGATCTCGGGGTACTGCGAGCTGCTGCTGGAGAGCGACCGGGATCACGAGGACGAGATCGAAACCGTCAACGCCCAAACGCAGCGGCTGATTGCACTCTCGGAGGACGCGCTCGTGCTCGCGCAGACGCAGGCCGAGGGGTTCTCGCTGGTTCGAACGACCGTCGATCTCGGCACGTTCGTGAAGGAGTGCGTCGAGGCAACGGCGCCGAACAACCCGCGGCTGGTCGTGTCGGTGCCCAAGAAACGGTTACCGGTCGAACTCGATCCGCAACGCTTCCGTCACGTGATCGACAATCTGGTTTCCAACGCGCTGAAGTACTCCGAGGCACAAGCGCTCGTGACGGTGCGCGCCGAGAAGGGACGCGCCGTCATCGCCGTCGCCGACCGAGGGATCGGCATCCCGCCCGAGGAGCTGCCCGCCCTGTTCACCCGTTTCGGGCGAGCGAGCAACGCCCGAAACCGCGGGATCGCCGGCTCGGGCATCGGACTCTACGTTGCCAAAAAAGTCGTCGAGGCGCATCGTGGGACCCTCGACGTGCAGTCTAAGGAAAACGAGGGAAGCACCTTCACGGTATCCCTTCCAATCGCGGAGAATAGTTAG
- a CDS encoding DUF2079 domain-containing protein, producing MAISAEATRGSLERRVSDGLLWLGCLLYAALFTFLGAVKYAAHRNLVDFGIFQQTVASAFGCFCNPLEGSHWAFHFSPILYLAAAAVAVVHSPLTLVALQAIAGALCAPPVYGIVRARADVSTARLAAVVAWLYPPLAGLVFGDFHENGFAPAAVAWSLYAFDAGALTISGLFAAVVLAVKEDQAIFLACAELGMAFAYRGDARRWRFAVGVALVSLAVEAVFFLVIEPHANALPAWQPTRFFAWTGADRHALFPRGILERIGFLALILAPLAFVPLRTRAIVITLAPLVEVLASRMSTTFTLGSHYAGAWIGYVLVAFATGIGQLAERNRARLTLYWALGLCVVEFAVANPLHPGLNLRARQARDVALDAALARIPRDASVATQEEAYTHLALDDPYVRLLPEDPRVETQACFVLIDRDFPNSPRLREYGSALTTLVRNGVYVPVGKEGGIELYRRSARCR from the coding sequence TTGGCCATATCTGCTGAAGCGACGCGCGGCAGTCTAGAACGTCGCGTTAGCGACGGGCTGCTTTGGCTGGGCTGCCTTCTTTACGCAGCGCTTTTCACGTTTCTTGGCGCCGTCAAGTACGCCGCTCACCGCAATCTCGTCGATTTCGGTATCTTCCAGCAGACGGTAGCGAGCGCGTTCGGATGTTTTTGTAACCCGCTCGAGGGAAGCCACTGGGCCTTCCACTTCTCGCCCATCCTCTATCTCGCCGCCGCTGCCGTTGCCGTCGTCCACTCGCCGCTGACGCTGGTCGCGCTGCAAGCAATCGCGGGGGCGTTGTGCGCTCCACCGGTATATGGCATCGTCAGGGCGCGCGCGGACGTTTCGACCGCGCGTCTCGCGGCCGTCGTTGCGTGGCTGTATCCGCCGCTGGCCGGCCTGGTGTTCGGAGATTTTCACGAAAATGGGTTCGCGCCCGCGGCGGTGGCATGGAGCCTCTACGCATTCGACGCCGGCGCCCTCACGATATCGGGTCTGTTTGCGGCGGTCGTGCTCGCCGTCAAAGAAGATCAGGCGATCTTCTTGGCCTGCGCCGAACTGGGCATGGCGTTTGCGTACCGCGGCGACGCGCGCCGGTGGCGGTTTGCCGTGGGTGTTGCGCTCGTCTCGCTGGCGGTCGAAGCCGTGTTCTTTCTCGTCATCGAGCCGCACGCGAACGCGTTGCCGGCGTGGCAGCCCACTCGTTTCTTCGCATGGACGGGCGCGGACCGGCACGCACTGTTTCCGCGCGGCATTTTAGAACGAATCGGATTCCTCGCGTTGATCCTCGCGCCGCTTGCGTTCGTTCCCCTGCGGACTCGCGCGATCGTTATCACGCTTGCTCCGCTGGTTGAAGTGCTCGCATCGCGCATGAGCACCACGTTTACGCTCGGGTCGCACTACGCGGGTGCCTGGATCGGTTACGTACTCGTTGCGTTCGCTACGGGTATCGGTCAGTTGGCGGAGCGCAATCGTGCGCGACTGACGCTCTATTGGGCCCTGGGGCTGTGCGTCGTCGAGTTCGCGGTGGCAAATCCGCTGCATCCGGGATTGAACCTGCGCGCGCGCCAGGCGCGCGACGTCGCGCTCGACGCGGCGTTGGCACGAATACCGCGCGACGCAAGCGTAGCAACGCAAGAAGAAGCCTACACGCACCTCGCGCTCGACGACCCCTACGTGCGTCTGCTTCCGGAAGACCCGCGGGTCGAAACGCAGGCGTGCTTCGTTTTGATCGATCGGGACTTTCCGAATTCGCCGCGGCTGCGAGAATACGGGAGTGCGCTTACAACCCTCGTGCGTAACGGCGTCTACGTGCCCGTTGGGAAGGAAGGCGGTATCGAGCTGTATCGCCGCTCGGCGCGATGCCGCTAG